From Micromonospora echinospora, one genomic window encodes:
- a CDS encoding ferredoxin reductase → MSAPGVGRAPLTWRVARLVERRVETPTAQTLVLDVSGWPGHLPGQHVDVRLTAEDGYQAARAYSLAAPADDDRIALTVQRVPDGEVSPYLIDGYAEGDPVEVRGPVGGWFVWRTDTTAPVLLVAGGSGVVPLMAMVRARRAAGSRAPFRLIYSVRTPADVFYADELRRRTRDDRGLDVAYVYTRQAPDGWRGEPHRIGPADVNSHGWPPELEPLCYVCGPTGFVETVADLLVGLGHPARRVRTERFGPTG, encoded by the coding sequence CCGGTGTCGGGCGCGCCCCGCTGACCTGGCGGGTCGCCCGGCTCGTCGAACGCCGGGTGGAGACGCCGACCGCGCAGACCCTCGTCCTCGACGTGTCCGGCTGGCCGGGGCACCTGCCCGGGCAGCACGTCGACGTCCGGCTCACCGCCGAGGACGGCTACCAGGCCGCCCGGGCGTACTCGCTCGCCGCGCCGGCCGACGACGACCGGATCGCGCTGACCGTGCAGCGGGTGCCCGACGGCGAGGTGTCGCCCTACCTGATCGACGGGTACGCCGAGGGTGACCCGGTGGAGGTGCGGGGCCCGGTAGGCGGCTGGTTCGTCTGGCGTACCGACACCACGGCGCCGGTGCTGCTGGTGGCCGGCGGGTCCGGGGTGGTGCCGTTGATGGCGATGGTCCGGGCCCGGCGGGCGGCGGGCAGCCGGGCCCCGTTCCGGCTGATCTACTCGGTGCGCACCCCGGCGGACGTGTTCTACGCCGACGAACTGCGCCGCCGGACCCGCGACGACCGGGGTCTCGACGTGGCGTACGTCTACACCCGGCAGGCGCCCGACGGTTGGCGGGGCGAACCGCACCGGATCGGCCCGGCCGACGTGAACAGCCACGGCTGGCCGCCCGAGTTGGAGCCGCTCTGCTACGTGTGCGGTCCCACCGGTTTCGTGGAGACGGTGGCGGATCTGCTGGTGGGCCTGGGCCACCCGGCCCGCCGGGTGCGGACCGAGCGGTTCGGCCCGACCGGATGA
- a CDS encoding DUF6510 family protein — MTTMSYQDGNVLDGPLRELFAVDLSGATGRCASCGRTGPMAELHVFSHAPGLVARCPACEAVMLRLVRSPDRAWLDLRGATFVEVPMPTEP, encoded by the coding sequence ATGACCACCATGTCCTATCAGGACGGCAACGTGCTGGACGGGCCGCTGCGCGAGCTGTTCGCCGTCGACCTGAGCGGCGCGACCGGCCGGTGCGCGTCGTGCGGGCGGACCGGCCCGATGGCCGAGCTGCACGTGTTCAGCCACGCGCCCGGCCTGGTGGCCCGCTGCCCGGCCTGTGAAGCGGTGATGCTGCGACTGGTCCGGAGCCCGGACCGGGCCTGGCTGGACCTGCGCGGAGCCACCTTCGTCGAGGTGCCGATGCCGACGGAGCCGTAG
- the smpB gene encoding SsrA-binding protein SmpB, with protein sequence MEAVTAREKGRALIASNKKARHDYTILKTYEAGIVLVGTEVKSLRAGRASLVDAFAQERDGEIMLYGLHIAEYGFGTWTNHAPRRTRKLLLHRVEIARILEKLRDGGLTLVPLSMYFENGWAKVELALARGKKSYDKRQSLAERDANREIARELGRHLKGQRRRQRTP encoded by the coding sequence GTGGAGGCGGTCACGGCCAGGGAGAAGGGACGCGCGCTCATCGCGTCCAACAAGAAGGCGCGCCACGACTACACGATCCTCAAGACGTACGAGGCGGGCATCGTGCTGGTCGGCACGGAGGTCAAGTCGTTGCGGGCCGGGCGGGCGTCGCTGGTCGACGCGTTCGCCCAGGAACGCGATGGCGAGATCATGCTGTACGGGCTGCACATCGCCGAGTACGGCTTCGGCACATGGACCAACCACGCGCCCCGGCGCACCCGCAAGTTGCTGCTGCACCGGGTGGAGATCGCGCGGATCCTGGAGAAGCTCCGTGACGGCGGGCTGACCCTGGTGCCGTTGTCGATGTACTTCGAGAACGGCTGGGCCAAGGTCGAGCTTGCCCTGGCGCGCGGCAAGAAGTCGTACGACAAGCGGCAGTCCCTGGCCGAGCGGGACGCCAACCGGGAGATCGCCCGGGAGCTGGGCCGGCATCTCAAGGGACAGCGCCGACGCCAGCGCACCCCCTGA